The Entelurus aequoreus isolate RoL-2023_Sb linkage group LG04, RoL_Eaeq_v1.1, whole genome shotgun sequence nucleotide sequence GAATGACAATGTCCCTACAATAGAACTTATGTCATTTTCTCAGTCCATACCTGAGGATTCTCCCCCAGGTACAACTGTAGCTGTTTTTAACGTGAATGATGAAGACTCTGATAGCAACGGTGTTGTCAAGTGCTCCATTAATTCTGACGTCCCTTTCAAAATTGAGTCTTCGTTAACAGAATACTTCACCATTGTTACAGAAAACTTCTTAGACAGAGAAAGTGTTTCTGAATATAATGTTACCATAACAGTGTCTGACCAAGGCTCTCCTCCTCTGTCTAGTAGTAAAACCATCAACGTTAAAATATCTGACGTGAATGACAGCCCGCCCAAATTCCATCAGTCAGAATACAGTAAGAATGTACCAGAGAACAACTCTCCTGGTTTTTCTGTGTTTACTGTCAGTGCTAGTGATGCAGACTGGGGCCAGAACGCTCGAGTGTCTTACTTCCTGGAGGAGAAAGAAGTTAATGGAGTAGCTGTGTCTTCTTTTGTCTCAGTCAACGCAGAGAACGGTGTCATCCACGCAGTCCGATCTTTTGATTACGAACAAATTAAATCATTTGACTTTAACGTTACGGCCCGTGATGCCGGCTCCCCTCCTCTAAGTTCTGTAGCCACAGTTCACATCCTGATCCAGGACCAGAATGACAACGCCCCCCAGGTCCTGTACCCGGTCCAGACGGGCGGCTCGGTGCTGGCTGAAATGGTGCCTCGTTCAGCAGATGTGGGCTACCTGGTGACTAAAGTGGTGGCTGTTGATGTGGACTCTGGACAGAACGCCTGGCTCTCCTATAAAGTGCACAAAGCCACAGACAGGGCGCTGTTTGAAGTGGGCCTACACAATGGAGAAATAAGAACTGTCCGCCAAGTCACTGATAAAGATGCTGTCAAACAAAGACTGAGTGTTCTAGTGGAGGACAACGGGCAGCCCTCTCGTTCAGCTACAGTCATTGTTAACGTGGCGGTGGCGGACAGCTTCCCTGAAGTGCTGTCAGAGTTCACTGACTTTAGCATGCACGACAAGGAGTACAATGACAAGCTGACTTTTTACTTAGTCTTGGctttggctgtagtctccttcctCTTCATCACCTGCTTGCTGCTCATCATATCAGTCAAAGTGTACAGGTGGAGACAGTCTCGCGTCCTCTACCACTCCAACCTCCCTGTCATTCCATATTATCCACCACGTTACTCAGACACTTTGGGGACAGGGACTCTCCAACACGTGTACAATTACGAGGTGTGCAGGACCACCGACTCCAGGAAAAGTGACATGAAGAATATGCAAGCCATGAGTCAAAGTTTAGTGAGTGTGGATGGAGCTGATGCTGATACACCACATGTGACCAAGCAGATGTCAGGAAACTTTTCACAGATGTCAACTTTGGTGAGTCAAATATTTCACCATTCATTCTATATTTGTGTGGTTTAAAACTTACACTGCTGTCAAGAGGTTACAGTATTGTCACTTTACAACTTGAAGCTTCTGCTTCCTTTAACAACATTAAGGCTTTTTTTCTGACTTGTCAGGTCATTTTATATGACCTTATCAGAATACTCTTGTTGTGTTTTCTTGATCATTGTTTGGAGAACCATAACATTATGGCTGGACTTTTGTTTTAATCTACTTGGCATTTATAATCCAagtttgtgtgtgttaa carries:
- the LOC133648132 gene encoding protocadherin beta-16-like, with translation MDCTWINAVRGRWRSLFVILCLCELSSVSGQARYSIPEEQAEGSFVGNIARDLGLDVARLVAGKARIIAKGGRQYVDLKRDKGTLVIKERIDREELCGKTTPCSFTFDIILENPIQLYRVTVEVIDINDNSPSFPQHEINLKITENAAVGTRFSLANADDTDVGINDIQKYALKPSDNFKLEIQSQPDGMKVIEMVLEKPLDREEEETHTLMLIASDGGEPHRSGTVRIQITVLDANDNTPVCSQPVYKVDVPENSPEGTLITTVSANDADAGLNGDVTYSTPHVTVEAKQLFHVNVRTGGIKVTGKIDFEKSKSYQLNVQASDHEGYADTCKVIVNIIDENDNVPTIELMSFSQSIPEDSPPGTTVAVFNVNDEDSDSNGVVKCSINSDVPFKIESSLTEYFTIVTENFLDRESVSEYNVTITVSDQGSPPLSSSKTINVKISDVNDSPPKFHQSEYSKNVPENNSPGFSVFTVSASDADWGQNARVSYFLEEKEVNGVAVSSFVSVNAENGVIHAVRSFDYEQIKSFDFNVTARDAGSPPLSSVATVHILIQDQNDNAPQVLYPVQTGGSVLAEMVPRSADVGYLVTKVVAVDVDSGQNAWLSYKVHKATDRALFEVGLHNGEIRTVRQVTDKDAVKQRLSVLVEDNGQPSRSATVIVNVAVADSFPEVLSEFTDFSMHDKEYNDKLTFYLVLALAVVSFLFITCLLLIISVKVYRWRQSRVLYHSNLPVIPYYPPRYSDTLGTGTLQHVYNYEVCRTTDSRKSDMKNMQAMSQSLVSVDGADADTPHVTKQMSGNFSQMSTLVSQIFHHSFYICVV